A portion of the Tenacibaculum todarodis genome contains these proteins:
- a CDS encoding DUF368 domain-containing protein, with protein MYKSRTLSNKIGLFLKGLAMGGANKVPGVSGGMVAFVIGFYEELIFSFRRINKKAFLLLFNGRFKSFSQYTNLPFLMLILSGTMFSYFSISLVLDYFLKHYELYVWSWFFGMIIGSIYYISKDFGVWRAKDIVSLIIGISVGVAISFLSPAKENDNLWFVFLCGIISVSGMTLPGLSGSFILILLGNYVLLLVDSVNAFLGIVTNLFLGNFDVLSDPENIRFLKIISVFTTGSAFGLVSISHVLGYVLKHWNQIVNAIIIGFITGSLGIVWPWKKTLFVQENGTALIDINGDKIIENYQRYLPNLQMTETWFAIFFIVFGIALILGIDFYGRRRKK; from the coding sequence ATGTATAAATCTAGAACTTTATCTAATAAAATAGGGCTTTTTCTTAAAGGACTAGCTATGGGCGGCGCAAACAAAGTTCCTGGAGTTTCTGGAGGAATGGTTGCTTTTGTTATAGGTTTTTATGAAGAGTTAATCTTTAGCTTTAGACGTATAAATAAAAAAGCATTTTTATTGCTTTTTAACGGTAGGTTTAAGAGTTTTTCTCAATACACCAATTTACCTTTTTTAATGCTTATACTTTCTGGAACTATGTTTAGCTATTTTAGCATATCGTTAGTTTTAGACTATTTCTTAAAACATTATGAACTCTATGTTTGGTCTTGGTTCTTCGGAATGATTATAGGCTCAATTTATTATATATCTAAAGATTTTGGAGTTTGGAGAGCTAAAGATATTGTAAGTTTAATTATTGGAATTTCAGTTGGAGTTGCAATTAGTTTTTTATCGCCTGCAAAAGAAAATGATAATTTATGGTTTGTTTTTCTTTGCGGAATTATTAGCGTTTCTGGAATGACGCTCCCTGGGCTTTCAGGCTCTTTTATCTTGATTCTTTTGGGTAATTATGTATTGCTTTTGGTAGATAGTGTAAATGCCTTTTTAGGAATAGTAACTAATTTGTTTTTAGGGAATTTTGATGTTTTAAGTGATCCAGAAAATATTCGATTCTTAAAAATTATAAGTGTTTTTACAACGGGATCTGCATTTGGATTGGTTTCTATATCGCATGTTTTAGGATATGTTTTAAAACACTGGAATCAGATTGTAAATGCAATTATTATAGGATTTATAACAGGCTCATTAGGTATTGTTTGGCCTTGGAAAAAAACACTGTTTGTACAAGAAAATGGAACAGCGCTTATAGATATAAATGGAGATAAAATTATTGAAAACTACCAACGTTATTTGCCAAATTTACAAATGACAGAAACATGGTTCGCAATTTTTTTTATTGTATTTGGAATCGCATTAATATTAGGAATAGATTTTTATGGACGTAGAAGAAAAAAATAA
- a CDS encoding DUF368 domain-containing protein, with amino-acid sequence MSRTLKDYIFIGCKGLAMGAADVVPGVSGGTIAFISGIYEELLESISNINLDLFKTLKKEGFSSAWKQLNGNFLLALFSGIFISIVSLAKAIKWLLENEPILLWSFFFGLVLASIIYIAKQITKWNVVSYVLLVLGAVLAYYITTLNPLISESSSPLFMFLAGAVAICAMILPGISGSFILVLLGAYKPILEAINNRDLKTIALVGAGAFVGLLTFSRVLKWLFTHYKNYTLVALTGFIIGSLNKIWPWKKVLTYRLNSHGENVPFNEQSVLPTSFDGDPKIVFGIVLMIVGFSLILLLEKLAVKKN; translated from the coding sequence ATGAGTAGAACATTAAAAGACTATATTTTTATAGGTTGTAAAGGATTAGCAATGGGAGCAGCAGATGTTGTTCCAGGAGTTTCTGGAGGTACAATTGCTTTTATTTCGGGTATTTATGAAGAATTGTTAGAGAGTATAAGTAATATAAATTTAGATTTATTTAAAACCCTTAAAAAAGAAGGTTTTTCAAGTGCTTGGAAACAGTTAAATGGTAATTTTTTATTAGCATTGTTTTCAGGTATTTTTATAAGTATTGTTTCACTAGCAAAAGCCATAAAATGGTTGTTAGAAAATGAACCAATTTTATTGTGGTCTTTTTTCTTCGGATTAGTTTTGGCAAGTATTATTTACATTGCTAAACAAATTACAAAATGGAACGTAGTTTCTTATGTTTTATTGGTTTTAGGAGCTGTTTTGGCGTATTATATAACAACTTTAAATCCTTTAATATCTGAAAGTTCTTCGCCTTTGTTTATGTTTTTAGCGGGAGCAGTTGCAATTTGTGCTATGATTTTACCGGGAATTTCAGGTTCTTTTATTTTAGTTTTATTAGGTGCTTATAAGCCAATTTTAGAAGCCATAAATAATAGAGATTTAAAAACAATAGCATTAGTAGGAGCAGGAGCATTTGTGGGTTTACTAACTTTTTCTAGAGTTTTAAAATGGTTGTTTACCCACTATAAAAATTACACATTGGTAGCGTTAACAGGTTTTATTATTGGTTCTTTAAATAAAATTTGGCCTTGGAAAAAGGTGTTAACATATCGTTTAAATTCTCATGGAGAAAACGTGCCTTTTAATGAGCAGTCTGTTTTACCAACTTCTTTTGATGGAGATCCTAAAATTGTATTTGGAATTGTATTAATGATTGTTGGTTTTTCGCTAATTTTATTACTTGAAAAATTAGCGGTTAAGAAGAATTAA
- a CDS encoding tetratricopeptide repeat protein: protein MSLSKFESMLKTNNIYFFDLVEFEEIIVHYLDVGKHSLARKAVKLGMEQHPTSVDLKLLQIELLIFENKLEEATLLVKRLEVVSPQNDEVFIQKATILSKSGAHLDAIKNLEKALAFSDDKADIWSLIGMEYLYLDDYDNARLNFIQCVEVDFEDYSSLYNVVYCFDMQENHEQAIKFLNSYVDKNPYCEVAWHQLGRQYFTLNMFKEALTSFDYSVLIDESFIGGYLEKAKTLEALNRYEEAIDNYLISLELDDPTAFAYTRVGECYERLGKKEVAIRYYKKAVHEDPLLDKSWLLLTNLYYEQKEYQKAAYYIGKALKIDDANPMYWHKYSSINLKLNFFEETVKGYKKCMELGDIDLEIFTALSDVQLFLGDFNDALKTIFEAQKIYKDFAELEYRLAGLFFILNKENYGRDHLINGMKIDYEYHIIIQELYPAVFDNVKIQQLLKNYKKAIE from the coding sequence ATGTCTTTATCAAAGTTTGAATCGATGCTTAAAACAAATAATATTTATTTTTTCGATTTGGTTGAGTTTGAGGAAATTATAGTTCACTATCTTGATGTGGGTAAACATTCTTTAGCTAGAAAAGCAGTTAAACTTGGGATGGAACAACACCCAACTTCTGTAGATCTAAAACTACTACAAATAGAACTCCTTATTTTTGAGAATAAACTAGAAGAAGCAACGCTGTTAGTTAAGAGGTTGGAAGTAGTTTCTCCTCAAAACGATGAGGTTTTTATTCAAAAAGCTACTATTTTATCTAAAAGTGGAGCGCATTTAGATGCTATCAAAAATCTTGAAAAAGCATTGGCTTTTTCTGATGACAAAGCAGATATTTGGTCTTTAATAGGTATGGAATACTTGTATTTAGATGATTACGATAATGCTCGTTTAAACTTTATACAATGTGTTGAAGTAGATTTTGAAGATTACTCATCACTTTATAATGTTGTGTATTGTTTTGACATGCAAGAAAATCATGAGCAAGCTATAAAGTTTTTAAATTCTTACGTAGATAAAAATCCATATTGCGAAGTAGCTTGGCATCAATTAGGGAGACAGTATTTTACCCTAAATATGTTTAAAGAAGCATTAACTTCTTTTGATTATTCGGTTTTAATTGATGAGAGTTTTATTGGAGGTTATTTAGAAAAAGCTAAAACTTTAGAAGCGTTAAATCGTTATGAAGAAGCAATAGATAATTATTTAATTTCTTTAGAATTAGATGATCCAACAGCATTTGCGTATACAAGAGTAGGAGAGTGTTATGAGAGATTAGGAAAGAAAGAAGTTGCAATTAGATATTATAAAAAAGCCGTACATGAAGATCCTTTGTTAGATAAAAGCTGGTTGTTGTTAACTAACTTGTATTATGAGCAAAAAGAGTATCAAAAAGCAGCATATTATATAGGGAAAGCATTGAAAATAGATGATGCAAATCCAATGTATTGGCATAAATACTCCAGCATCAATTTAAAATTAAACTTTTTTGAAGAAACTGTAAAAGGTTACAAAAAGTGTATGGAGTTGGGAGATATTGATCTTGAAATTTTTACAGCGCTATCAGATGTTCAACTATTTTTAGGTGATTTTAATGATGCTTTAAAGACTATTTTTGAAGCACAGAAAATATATAAAGATTTTGCCGAATTAGAATATAGGTTAGCGGGATTGTTTTTTATATTGAATAAAGAAAACTACGGTAGAGATCATTTAATTAACGGAATGAAAATAGATTATGAGTACCATATAATAATACAAGAATTGTATCCAGCAGTTTTTGATAATGTTAAGATTCAGCAATTATTAAAAAATTATAAGAAAGCTATAGAATAA
- a CDS encoding DUF2853 family protein yields the protein MSKFDEKVALYKKFMDDRDLRSNTDLLKAVTKGLGPSIYKKDAETVSGSDAKELETVKKNFLMKKLGLADSPELDAGIAEVMERIGKSERNKYRAVVYYMLMKKFDKESVYGF from the coding sequence ATGAGCAAGTTTGACGAAAAAGTAGCATTGTATAAAAAATTTATGGATGATAGAGATTTACGCTCTAACACAGATTTATTAAAAGCCGTAACAAAAGGATTAGGTCCATCAATTTATAAAAAAGATGCTGAAACTGTATCTGGCTCTGACGCTAAAGAATTAGAAACGGTTAAGAAAAACTTCTTGATGAAAAAATTAGGTTTAGCTGATAGCCCTGAATTAGATGCAGGTATTGCTGAAGTTATGGAAAGAATTGGAAAATCCGAAAGAAATAAATATAGAGCAGTAGTATATTACATGCTAATGAAAAAATTTGATAAAGAATCTGTTTACGGTTTCTAA
- a CDS encoding L-serine ammonia-lyase, with product MSQFISVFDMLKIGVGPSSSHTLGPWRAAMAWVQKIRETNILGAIDTIEVHLYGSLSLTGKGHATDLAILLGLSEADPEYIPIEDVFIIVDRINTQEEIYFKGGNKIKFLKNSIVFNRGFLPFHSNGMTFKGFSNGKEISTETYYSIGGGFIVQENDHLEEEIEITKKNFPFPINRAIQLEEYCEKENLQISDIVLKNELELRSSDEIDFELNRIWETMLECMYIGCHTEGKLPGGLNVKRRAFDTQAKLIKDAVYSNPDEWISAIRSSEVKFREILKWVSCFALSVNEVNAALGRVVTAPTNGSAGVIPAVLMYYMVIENHDANFNHVKKFLLTAGEIGSIFKKNATISAAMGGCQAEIGVSSAMAAGALTELLGGTPAQCLSAAEIAMEHHLGLTCDPIAGLVQVPCIERNSMGAIKAIHAAEIALETDPKESLVHLDDVIDTMWETAKDMNKNYKETSEGGLAVTVRMVDC from the coding sequence ATGTCACAATTTATTAGTGTTTTCGATATGCTCAAGATTGGCGTTGGCCCATCTAGCTCACACACATTAGGACCATGGAGAGCTGCCATGGCTTGGGTTCAAAAAATAAGAGAAACAAATATTTTAGGTGCTATAGACACTATAGAAGTGCATCTGTACGGCTCACTTTCTTTAACAGGAAAAGGGCACGCAACAGATTTAGCTATTCTTTTAGGCTTAAGTGAAGCAGACCCAGAATACATACCTATTGAAGATGTTTTTATAATTGTGGATAGAATTAATACACAAGAAGAAATTTATTTTAAAGGTGGAAATAAAATTAAATTTTTAAAAAATTCTATTGTTTTTAATAGAGGTTTTTTGCCTTTTCATTCAAACGGAATGACTTTTAAAGGTTTTTCTAACGGAAAAGAAATCTCAACAGAAACTTATTATTCTATTGGCGGTGGATTTATTGTTCAAGAAAACGATCATTTAGAAGAAGAAATAGAAATCACAAAAAAGAACTTTCCGTTTCCTATAAATAGAGCTATTCAATTAGAAGAATATTGCGAAAAAGAAAATTTACAAATTTCTGATATCGTTTTAAAAAATGAATTAGAACTCCGTTCTTCTGATGAAATTGATTTTGAATTGAATAGAATTTGGGAAACAATGTTAGAATGCATGTACATTGGCTGCCACACTGAAGGAAAACTTCCCGGCGGATTAAATGTAAAAAGACGTGCTTTTGATACACAAGCAAAATTGATTAAAGATGCTGTTTACTCCAACCCAGATGAATGGATATCTGCAATTAGAAGTAGCGAAGTAAAATTTAGAGAAATTTTAAAATGGGTTAGCTGTTTTGCCCTTTCTGTAAATGAAGTAAATGCTGCATTGGGTAGAGTTGTAACAGCTCCTACAAATGGAAGTGCAGGAGTAATTCCTGCAGTTTTAATGTATTATATGGTGATAGAAAACCATGACGCAAATTTTAACCACGTTAAAAAATTCTTATTAACCGCAGGAGAAATTGGTAGTATTTTTAAGAAAAACGCTACAATTTCCGCAGCAATGGGAGGTTGTCAGGCAGAAATTGGAGTTTCCTCAGCAATGGCAGCTGGAGCTTTAACAGAACTATTAGGCGGAACTCCCGCACAATGTTTGTCTGCCGCAGAAATTGCCATGGAACATCATTTAGGTTTAACTTGCGATCCAATTGCCGGTTTAGTACAAGTTCCTTGTATTGAACGTAATTCAATGGGCGCAATAAAAGCAATTCATGCCGCAGAAATTGCATTAGAAACTGACCCAAAAGAATCTTTAGTACATTTAGATGACGTAATTGACACTATGTGGGAAACCGCAAAAGACATGAATAAAAACTACAAAGAAACCTCTGAAGGTGGTTTAGCGGTTACCGTAAGAATGGTTGATTGTTGA
- the yaaA gene encoding peroxide stress protein YaaA has protein sequence MKIIISPAKSLDFESKVPTSLHTEPQFLEQSEKLNKKLKTLSRKKLSELMKISDDLAALNYERNQTWETPFTPDNAKQAIYAFTGAVFQGIDVNSLSEEKLPVLQDNLRILSGLYGLLKPLDLIQPYRLEMGTRLKVGRTENLYKFWGDEIANALNEEISDDELFINLASSEYFKAVNKKVLKVPMITPVFKDLKNGEYKIVMTYAKKARGLMVRYIIENNVKTIEELKGFNVDKYRFSEGMSNETELVFTR, from the coding sequence ATGAAAATAATTATATCTCCAGCAAAGTCTTTAGATTTTGAAAGTAAAGTGCCTACAAGTTTACATACAGAACCACAGTTTTTAGAGCAATCTGAAAAACTGAATAAGAAACTGAAAACATTATCTAGAAAGAAGCTTTCTGAATTAATGAAGATTTCAGATGATTTAGCTGCTTTAAATTATGAAAGAAATCAAACTTGGGAAACGCCATTTACTCCAGACAATGCAAAACAAGCAATTTATGCTTTTACAGGAGCGGTTTTTCAAGGGATTGACGTAAATTCTTTATCTGAAGAAAAATTACCAGTATTACAAGATAATTTACGAATACTATCGGGTTTATATGGTTTATTAAAACCGCTAGATTTAATACAGCCTTACCGATTAGAAATGGGAACACGTTTAAAAGTTGGAAGAACTGAAAACTTGTACAAGTTTTGGGGAGATGAAATTGCAAATGCACTAAACGAAGAAATTAGTGATGATGAATTGTTTATAAACCTTGCAAGTTCAGAGTATTTTAAAGCGGTAAATAAAAAGGTCTTAAAAGTACCAATGATAACGCCTGTTTTTAAAGATTTAAAAAACGGAGAGTATAAAATTGTAATGACTTATGCTAAAAAGGCAAGAGGTTTAATGGTTCGTTATATTATTGAGAACAACGTTAAAACTATTGAAGAATTAAAAGGTTTTAATGTTGATAAGTATCGTTTTTCTGAAGGAATGTCTAATGAAACGGAATTGGTTTTTACAAGATAG
- the ccsA gene encoding cytochrome c biogenesis protein CcsA: MKKIFNLLYSTRLMAILFILFAAAMGIATFIENDYGTQTSKALVYNTWWFELIMLLFVINFFGNIFRYRLYKKEKWSVLLFHVSFLLILIGAGITRYIGYEGMMIIDEGETTNKLLSETTYLNVIVDNSEFQKEINEKLLLTAWGKNSKEFSATFQPKKSAAANKIDFKLVDYIPWAEKKMVLDENGVEHLFLVESSEGSRHEHYIKKGTIQNIHNILVGFEAPENNASINFYNENGSLQMKTKADGDWLRMADQKKGAIVKDSAQHFQYLTLHNVAGLQFVIPRPAEKGEIQTISGKKDKTKYDAVIFDVTANNQTERIEFTGGQYNTDGQKQFSVGGLNFRAWYGAKELLIPFNIKLNDFQLEKYPGSESAASYASEVTVIDKDNTFDYRIFMNHILDHKGFKFFQSSYKNAGEKIEQTHLSVNHDYWGTLITYIGYFLLYGGLLAMLFVKNTHFHSLKKSLRKIRKKKLTMSVIGFLFFFGLSFGQEHVHTENDGHNHAPQQTVKKHQQHQLIQVTEAQIDSVLKANIVDAEHAKSFSKLVIQDAGGRMKPAHTFASELVRKVSHADTFRDMNPSQVLLSIRENPSFWAERIPFIYLEEGNTKIREILNLPQTATHARLYDFYGENGVSKIDNYIIEAQKKNIQDKFEKDVIKIGRRVWLYTSALGGNVMRIFPIPNEENNKWVSQPETLNAGFKGIDSVFVRQSLPVYIQLLQNAKQTGDYTEANSVLDGIKKFQKKFGSNVRPSEEKIDLEITYNEIDIFSNLAIGYGIVGVLLIILVITQIFTNNKTLNYIIKGLIGVVIILFITHIIGLGMRWYISGNAPWSNAYESIIFVAFATMLFGLLLGRKSALTIAATAFLVSITLAFAHQNWLDPEIANLQPVLNSWWLLVHVSIIVASYGPFSLAMILGIVSLFLMVFTTKNNKKKMDINIKELTIINEMSITVGLVMLTIGNFLGGMWANESWGRYWGWDPKETWALVSIMIYAFVLHMRLIPGLRGKFTFNLWSIMAYASIMMTYFGVNFYLSGLHSYASGDRVITPSSVFYSIGFVAILGTFAWIKYKKHYKKR, translated from the coding sequence ATGAAAAAAATATTCAATTTACTCTACTCAACACGTTTAATGGCAATATTATTTATACTCTTTGCTGCCGCAATGGGTATTGCCACATTTATAGAAAACGATTACGGAACACAAACCTCTAAAGCCCTTGTTTACAATACTTGGTGGTTTGAGCTAATTATGCTCTTGTTTGTTATAAATTTCTTTGGAAATATTTTCAGATATCGTTTGTACAAAAAAGAAAAATGGTCGGTTTTATTATTTCATGTTTCATTTTTATTAATCTTAATTGGCGCAGGTATTACGCGTTATATTGGTTATGAAGGAATGATGATTATTGATGAAGGAGAAACTACTAATAAATTGTTATCAGAAACAACATACTTAAACGTAATTGTAGATAATAGCGAGTTTCAAAAGGAAATAAACGAAAAGCTTTTGCTAACTGCTTGGGGGAAAAACAGCAAAGAATTTAGCGCTACCTTTCAACCTAAAAAAAGTGCAGCAGCAAATAAAATCGATTTTAAATTAGTTGATTATATTCCTTGGGCTGAAAAGAAAATGGTTTTGGATGAAAACGGCGTTGAACATTTATTTTTAGTAGAAAGTTCAGAAGGAAGCAGACACGAGCATTATATTAAAAAAGGAACTATACAGAATATTCATAATATATTAGTTGGTTTTGAAGCGCCTGAAAACAATGCGTCAATCAATTTTTATAATGAGAATGGAAGTTTACAAATGAAGACGAAAGCTGATGGAGATTGGCTTAGAATGGCAGACCAGAAAAAAGGAGCAATTGTAAAAGATTCTGCACAACACTTCCAATATTTAACCTTACACAATGTAGCTGGTTTACAATTTGTAATTCCAAGACCTGCAGAAAAAGGAGAAATACAAACTATTAGCGGTAAAAAAGATAAAACAAAATACGATGCTGTAATTTTTGATGTAACTGCAAATAACCAAACAGAAAGAATAGAATTTACTGGAGGACAGTATAATACAGATGGACAAAAACAGTTTTCTGTTGGTGGTTTAAATTTTAGAGCTTGGTATGGCGCAAAAGAATTATTAATTCCATTTAATATTAAACTGAATGATTTTCAATTAGAAAAATATCCAGGTTCAGAAAGTGCTGCTTCTTACGCAAGTGAGGTTACCGTTATTGACAAAGACAATACATTTGATTATAGAATTTTCATGAATCATATTTTAGACCATAAAGGATTCAAGTTTTTTCAGTCTAGTTATAAAAATGCTGGTGAAAAAATAGAACAAACGCACCTTTCAGTAAATCATGACTATTGGGGAACTTTAATAACATACATTGGTTACTTTTTATTATACGGAGGTTTATTAGCAATGTTATTTGTTAAGAATACTCATTTTCATAGTTTAAAGAAAAGTTTGAGAAAAATTAGAAAGAAAAAATTAACAATGTCTGTAATTGGTTTCTTGTTTTTCTTTGGACTTAGTTTTGGGCAAGAACATGTTCACACAGAAAACGACGGACATAATCATGCTCCTCAGCAAACTGTTAAAAAACACCAACAACATCAATTAATACAAGTTACTGAAGCTCAAATTGATTCTGTTTTAAAAGCAAACATTGTTGATGCGGAACATGCAAAATCTTTTAGCAAATTAGTAATTCAAGATGCTGGAGGACGTATGAAACCAGCACATACTTTTGCATCGGAATTGGTGAGAAAAGTAAGTCATGCTGATACTTTTAGAGACATGAACCCTAGTCAGGTTTTATTATCAATAAGAGAAAATCCAAGTTTTTGGGCAGAAAGAATTCCATTCATTTATTTAGAAGAAGGAAATACAAAAATTCGTGAAATTTTAAATTTACCTCAAACAGCTACTCATGCTCGTTTGTATGATTTTTATGGCGAAAATGGTGTTTCAAAAATTGACAACTATATAATTGAAGCTCAAAAGAAAAATATTCAAGATAAATTTGAGAAAGATGTTATAAAAATTGGAAGAAGAGTTTGGCTTTACACAAGTGCTTTAGGCGGTAATGTAATGCGTATATTCCCTATTCCTAATGAAGAAAACAACAAATGGGTTTCTCAACCAGAAACATTAAATGCTGGTTTTAAAGGAATTGATTCCGTATTTGTTCGCCAATCTTTACCTGTTTATATTCAACTATTACAAAATGCTAAACAAACTGGAGATTACACCGAAGCAAATAGTGTTTTAGATGGAATTAAAAAATTTCAGAAAAAGTTTGGATCAAATGTTCGTCCTTCAGAGGAAAAAATTGATCTAGAAATAACTTATAATGAAATTGACATTTTCAGCAACCTTGCTATAGGTTATGGTATTGTTGGTGTTCTATTAATAATATTAGTTATTACACAGATATTTACTAATAACAAAACCTTAAACTATATAATAAAAGGACTTATTGGTGTAGTGATTATTTTATTTATTACACATATCATTGGTCTTGGAATGCGTTGGTACATTAGCGGAAACGCACCTTGGAGTAACGCCTATGAATCAATTATTTTTGTTGCATTTGCCACAATGTTATTTGGTTTGTTGTTAGGAAGAAAATCTGCTTTAACAATTGCTGCAACGGCATTTTTAGTGTCAATAACACTGGCTTTTGCACATCAAAACTGGTTAGACCCAGAAATTGCAAATTTACAGCCTGTATTAAACTCATGGTGGTTGTTAGTGCACGTTTCTATTATTGTAGCTAGTTACGGTCCTTTTTCTTTGGCAATGATTTTAGGAATTGTTTCGTTATTCTTAATGGTTTTTACTACTAAGAATAACAAAAAGAAAATGGATATTAACATTAAAGAATTGACTATAATTAATGAAATGTCTATAACGGTTGGTTTGGTAATGCTAACAATTGGAAACTTCTTAGGTGGAATGTGGGCTAACGAAAGTTGGGGACGTTATTGGGGTTGGGATCCAAAAGAAACTTGGGCACTAGTTTCTATAATGATTTATGCTTTTGTATTACACATGCGTTTAATTCCTGGTTTACGCGGTAAATTTACATTTAACTTATGGTCAATAATGGCTTACGCATCTATAATGATGACTTATTTTGGTGTAAATTTTTACTTATCAGGATTACATTCTTATGCAAGTGGAGATAGAGTTATTACACCAAGTTCTGTATTTTATTCTATTGGCTTCGTAGCCATTTTAGGAACATTTGCATGGATAAAATATAAAAAGCACTACAAAAAAAGATAA